A genomic region of Rhizomicrobium sp. contains the following coding sequences:
- a CDS encoding DUF6491 family protein, whose protein sequence is MRKLALVAAVAVVAATTPAFAKPTICIRQDDIYNWSSPDDKHLVLENLRHQKALLTLIGTCGGFKFTETLMIRSPGAMGVSCVSRGDMVTTHDLGFRGTCSVVKIEPYTGPVGTHHGGQSGDTQNSSGH, encoded by the coding sequence ATGCGTAAACTTGCTCTTGTCGCCGCCGTGGCCGTGGTTGCCGCGACGACGCCGGCCTTTGCCAAACCGACCATCTGCATTCGCCAGGACGACATCTACAACTGGTCGTCGCCCGACGACAAACATCTGGTGCTGGAGAACCTGCGCCACCAGAAGGCCCTGCTGACGCTGATCGGCACTTGCGGCGGCTTCAAATTCACCGAGACCCTCATGATCCGCTCGCCCGGCGCGATGGGCGTCAGCTGCGTCTCACGCGGCGACATGGTGACGACGCACGATCTGGGCTTCCGCGGCACCTGCTCGGTGGTGAAGATCGAGCCCTACACCGGCCCGGTCGGCACGCATCACGGCGGCCAGAGCGGCGACACACAAAATAGCAGCGGCCACTAG
- a CDS encoding NADPH:quinone oxidoreductase family protein, translated as MKAMLCTHYGPPEEMELRELPSPEPGKGQVLIAVKACGVNFPDVLMLADKYQFKPALPFPPGGEVSGLVKALGEGVSGFAVGDRVAVSIGNGGFAEEVVADARRCVKVPANVGFEVASAFIVTYGTSYHALKDRARLKAGESLVVLGAAGGVGLSAVELGVAMGAKVIAGASTQEKVDLAIKHGATAGFVYPKLPLSRDQQKAISDKIKELTDGKGADVLYDPVGDQYAEPALRAMNWEGRYLVIGFAAGEIPKIPLNLTLLKGCDILGVFWGAFTARDPKGANDSLREILGMIAEGKLKPDVSATFPLAEAGKSIRMLMDRKAMGKVVVTMG; from the coding sequence ATGAAAGCCATGCTGTGCACGCATTACGGGCCGCCGGAGGAGATGGAGCTGCGCGAGCTGCCGTCGCCCGAGCCGGGCAAGGGCCAGGTCCTGATCGCCGTAAAGGCGTGCGGCGTGAATTTCCCCGACGTGCTGATGCTGGCCGACAAGTACCAGTTCAAGCCGGCGCTGCCCTTCCCGCCCGGCGGCGAAGTCTCGGGCCTCGTCAAGGCGCTGGGCGAAGGGGTGAGCGGCTTCGCGGTCGGCGACCGCGTCGCGGTGTCGATCGGCAATGGCGGCTTCGCGGAAGAAGTCGTCGCGGACGCGCGGCGCTGCGTGAAGGTGCCGGCGAATGTCGGCTTCGAGGTCGCGAGCGCCTTCATCGTCACTTACGGCACGTCCTATCACGCGCTGAAGGACCGGGCCCGGCTGAAGGCGGGCGAGAGCCTGGTCGTGCTCGGCGCGGCCGGCGGCGTGGGATTGTCGGCGGTGGAGCTCGGCGTCGCGATGGGCGCCAAGGTGATCGCCGGCGCCTCGACGCAAGAGAAGGTCGATCTGGCGATCAAGCATGGCGCCACGGCCGGCTTCGTCTATCCCAAGCTGCCTTTGTCGCGCGACCAGCAGAAGGCGATCTCGGACAAGATCAAGGAGCTGACCGACGGCAAGGGCGCCGACGTGCTCTACGATCCGGTGGGCGACCAGTATGCCGAGCCGGCGCTGCGCGCGATGAACTGGGAGGGGCGCTATCTGGTGATCGGCTTCGCGGCCGGCGAGATCCCGAAGATTCCGCTGAACCTGACGCTGCTGAAGGGCTGCGATATCCTGGGCGTGTTCTGGGGCGCCTTCACGGCGCGCGATCCCAAGGGCGCCAACGACTCGCTGCGCGAGATCCTGGGCATGATCGCCGAGGGCAAGCTGAAGCCCGACGTGTCGGCGACCTTCCCGCTGGCCGAGGCCGGCAAGTCGATCCGTATGCTGATGGATCGCAAGGCGATGGGCAAGGTCGTGGTGACGATGGGCTGA
- a CDS encoding divalent metal cation transporter → MADEAVKSRKIWRVLGPGLITGAADDDPSGIATYSQAGAQFGYGLTWTMLLTLPFMVAIQIISACIGWDTHKGLASNIARRLPAPVLLGLVALLVVANTLNIAADLAAMGEGLRLIVGGPSVAYALGFGVACLLAEVFIPYHRYAGYLKYLTMVLFVYVAAAFSVTIPWGQVLVATFLPSLSLGKDELLTIVAVFGTTISPYLFFWQASQEAEESHLSYRHGSRRLPTLSKNAFRHIAVDTTFGMVVSNAIAFFIIVTTAATLHAHGITKIDTAAQAAEALRPIAGALTFVLFSAGIIGTGLLAVPVLAGSAAYAVAETFHLRGSLELPANRAIGFYAIVSAATLAGAALTLTSIDPIAMLFWSAVINGVVAVPIMVAMMIVAASRDVGPTLPRWLVVLGWLATALMAVAVALLGWSSF, encoded by the coding sequence CCTATTCCCAGGCCGGCGCGCAATTCGGCTACGGCCTGACCTGGACCATGCTGCTGACGCTGCCCTTCATGGTGGCGATCCAGATCATCAGCGCCTGCATTGGCTGGGACACGCATAAGGGCCTCGCCAGCAACATCGCGCGCCGCCTGCCGGCGCCGGTGCTGCTCGGCCTCGTCGCGTTGCTCGTCGTCGCCAACACGCTCAACATCGCGGCCGACCTCGCGGCGATGGGGGAAGGCCTGCGCCTCATCGTGGGCGGCCCGTCGGTCGCCTATGCCCTCGGCTTCGGCGTCGCCTGCCTGCTGGCCGAAGTGTTCATCCCCTATCACCGCTATGCCGGCTATCTGAAATATCTGACGATGGTTCTCTTCGTCTATGTCGCGGCGGCGTTCAGCGTGACCATTCCCTGGGGCCAGGTGCTGGTCGCCACCTTCCTGCCGTCGCTGTCGCTGGGCAAGGACGAGCTGCTCACCATCGTCGCGGTGTTCGGCACCACGATCAGCCCCTATCTCTTCTTCTGGCAGGCCTCGCAGGAGGCCGAGGAGTCCCATCTCAGCTATCGCCACGGCTCGCGCCGGCTGCCGACGCTGAGCAAGAACGCCTTCCGCCACATCGCGGTCGACACCACCTTCGGCATGGTGGTCTCCAACGCCATCGCCTTCTTCATCATCGTCACCACGGCGGCGACGCTGCATGCCCATGGCATAACCAAGATCGACACGGCGGCGCAGGCCGCCGAGGCGCTGCGCCCCATCGCCGGCGCTTTGACCTTCGTGCTGTTCTCGGCCGGCATCATCGGCACCGGCCTCCTCGCCGTGCCAGTGCTGGCGGGCTCGGCGGCCTATGCGGTGGCCGAGACGTTCCACCTGCGCGGCAGCCTGGAGCTTCCCGCCAACCGCGCCATCGGCTTCTACGCCATCGTCAGCGCCGCGACGCTCGCCGGCGCCGCCTTGACGCTCACCAGCATCGACCCCATCGCCATGCTGTTCTGGTCGGCGGTGATCAACGGCGTCGTCGCGGTGCCGATCATGGTGGCGATGATGATCGTCGCCGCCAGCCGCGACGTGGGTCCCACCCTGCCGCGCTGGCTGGTGGTGCTCGGCTGGCTGGCGACGGCGCTGATGGCCGTCGCCGTGGCCCTGCTGGGCTGGTCGAGCTTCTGA